A genomic region of Christiangramia sp. OXR-203 contains the following coding sequences:
- a CDS encoding ACP phosphodiesterase, whose product MNFLAHIYLSGDDDLVKIGNFMADSIKGKKYLKYGLQIQKGIILHRAIDFYTDTHPVFKESSHRLSERYRHYSGIIVDIFYDHFLAANWKDYCDIPLAEYTIQFYELLKLNYEVLPSNVKNFLPYMIEQNWLLSYASIDGIQSVLNGMNKRTKLKSGMDQATDELELYYDEFENEFRHFFEDVLQFSQKQIREL is encoded by the coding sequence ATGAACTTTCTGGCACATATATATTTATCTGGTGATGACGATCTGGTCAAGATTGGCAATTTTATGGCAGATTCTATAAAGGGGAAAAAATATCTAAAATATGGACTTCAAATTCAAAAAGGTATAATTCTACATCGTGCGATCGACTTTTATACCGATACTCATCCAGTTTTCAAAGAGAGTAGTCATCGTTTGTCTGAAAGATACCGGCATTATAGTGGCATCATCGTAGACATTTTTTACGATCATTTCTTAGCAGCGAACTGGAAAGACTATTGTGATATACCATTGGCGGAATATACCATACAGTTCTATGAGCTATTGAAGCTTAACTACGAGGTTCTTCCTTCTAATGTCAAGAATTTTCTCCCATATATGATCGAACAAAACTGGCTTTTAAGTTATGCTTCTATTGATGGAATTCAAAGTGTCTTGAATGGTATGAATAAAAGAACGAAGCTAAAATCTGGTATGGATCAGGCTACAGATGAACTGGAGTTATATTATGATGAATTTGAAAATGAATTCCGTCATTTCTTTGAAGACGTTCTCCAATTTAGTCAAAAACAGATTCGAGAATTATAA